In Paenibacillus larvae subsp. larvae, the following proteins share a genomic window:
- a CDS encoding polysaccharide deacetylase family protein produces MRKKVIFLCCVFAAVFIGLCIQPINGFIHAVKSGETREVWNNSHGLTSLVFIWGEKPDDHALMKEIQAEAGKRKEAPVDAKVDKIWKAMPGYNGREVDVEKTYQLAKEKPPGTPITYVYKEIEPKVKLEELGAHPIYKGNPRKQMAALMINVAWGNEFLPGMLETLRKENVKATFFLDGSWLKKNVDMAKQIQAEGHEISNHGYSHKNMSELSRQKATEEIVKTEQLIKKELGVNNTLFALPSGDFDQETVQIAHEQGLKTIMWSLDTIDWKNPGAARINQKISHRMEPGFLVLMHPTSSSSEALPEMIKIIKNKGISLGTVSDVLSSKRLPEPQPSS; encoded by the coding sequence ATGCGAAAAAAGGTCATTTTCCTTTGCTGTGTTTTTGCAGCTGTTTTTATTGGACTTTGTATTCAGCCGATAAACGGATTTATTCATGCCGTAAAAAGCGGGGAGACACGTGAGGTGTGGAACAATTCCCACGGCTTGACTTCACTTGTCTTTATTTGGGGAGAAAAGCCTGATGATCATGCCCTGATGAAAGAAATCCAGGCTGAAGCCGGGAAACGCAAAGAAGCGCCTGTAGATGCGAAAGTGGACAAGATCTGGAAAGCAATGCCCGGATATAACGGCAGGGAAGTGGATGTAGAGAAAACATATCAGCTTGCTAAAGAGAAACCCCCCGGCACACCAATAACTTATGTATATAAAGAGATTGAGCCTAAAGTAAAATTGGAGGAACTGGGGGCTCACCCCATTTATAAAGGAAACCCACGCAAGCAGATGGCAGCTCTAATGATCAATGTAGCCTGGGGGAATGAATTCTTACCGGGCATGCTTGAAACCCTAAGAAAGGAAAATGTCAAAGCGACATTTTTTCTGGATGGCTCCTGGCTGAAAAAAAATGTAGATATGGCTAAACAGATTCAAGCCGAAGGCCATGAAATCTCGAACCATGGTTATTCGCATAAAAATATGAGTGAACTTAGCAGACAAAAAGCTACGGAAGAAATTGTAAAAACTGAGCAGCTTATTAAAAAGGAACTGGGTGTGAACAATACACTTTTTGCTCTGCCTTCCGGAGATTTTGACCAAGAGACTGTTCAGATTGCCCATGAACAGGGGCTTAAAACCATAATGTGGTCTCTTGATACCATCGACTGGAAAAATCCGGGTGCGGCAAGGATCAATCAAAAAATAAGCCACCGTATGGAACCAGGTTTTTTGGTTCTGATGCATCCTACTTCTTCATCCAGCGAGGCCCTTCCTGAAATGATTAAGATCATCAAAAATAAAGGGATTTCCTTAGGGACAGTGAGCGATGTGTTGTCTTCAAAGCGGTTGCCTGAGCCCCAGCCTTCAAGTTGA
- a CDS encoding M16 family metallopeptidase encodes MIKYQLKNGLRVVIEKIPTCRSVAFGIWVKTGSRNESAQNNGISHFIEHMLFKGTVRHSAKEIAEIFDGIGGNVNAFTSKEYTCYYAKVLDEHLPIAVDVLSDMFFNSVFDKQELEKEKNVIFEEISMYEDTPDDLVHDLVARASYGEHSLGRTILGTEETLSAMNPDDLRAYMEQFYNIENTVISIAGNIDDKVIQLIEKHFGEFTNSGSPTSYTTPEFVGDLIFEEKKAEQNHICMSLPGMALEEDNLYPMVLLNNALGGGMSSRLFQEIREKRGLAYSVYSYHSSHMDTGLFTIYTGTAPKQTEEVLKVTMDILENVKEHGLTDLELKKGKEQLKGSLILSLESTNSRMNRLGKNELIFGKHYSLDEMIERIESVNIDHIRSLVGRLFARPFALSMVGSSNEALHHFRRDLLV; translated from the coding sequence GTGATAAAATATCAATTAAAGAACGGGCTCAGGGTTGTAATTGAAAAAATCCCCACTTGCAGGTCCGTAGCTTTCGGCATTTGGGTGAAAACCGGCTCTAGAAACGAGTCGGCTCAAAACAACGGGATTTCCCATTTTATTGAGCATATGCTGTTTAAAGGAACGGTTCGTCACTCAGCCAAAGAAATCGCTGAGATTTTTGACGGAATTGGCGGAAATGTGAACGCCTTTACATCCAAAGAATACACCTGTTATTATGCAAAAGTACTGGATGAGCATTTGCCGATTGCGGTGGATGTACTCTCTGATATGTTTTTCAATTCCGTGTTCGATAAACAAGAGCTGGAAAAAGAAAAAAACGTTATTTTCGAGGAAATTTCCATGTATGAAGATACGCCGGATGATCTGGTTCATGATCTGGTGGCAAGAGCCTCTTACGGAGAGCATTCTCTTGGACGGACAATCCTTGGAACGGAAGAAACCCTTTCGGCGATGAATCCGGATGATCTTCGCGCTTATATGGAGCAGTTTTATAATATCGAGAATACTGTGATCAGTATTGCTGGGAATATTGATGATAAAGTAATCCAACTGATCGAAAAGCATTTTGGCGAATTCACCAACTCCGGCAGCCCAACGAGTTACACAACTCCCGAATTTGTGGGGGATTTGATTTTCGAAGAAAAAAAGGCAGAACAGAATCACATCTGTATGTCATTACCGGGCATGGCTCTTGAGGAGGATAATCTTTACCCGATGGTGCTGCTTAACAATGCACTTGGTGGAGGGATGAGCTCGCGTTTATTTCAGGAAATCCGGGAAAAACGGGGACTTGCCTACTCCGTCTATTCCTACCATTCTTCCCATATGGATACAGGACTGTTCACGATTTATACGGGAACCGCTCCAAAACAGACTGAGGAAGTGCTTAAGGTAACCATGGATATTTTGGAAAATGTAAAAGAACACGGCCTGACTGACCTGGAATTGAAAAAAGGGAAGGAACAACTGAAAGGCAGCCTGATCCTTAGTCTGGAGAGTACGAATAGCCGCATGAACCGGCTTGGCAAAAATGAATTAATATTTGGTAAACATTACAGTCTGGACGAGATGATTGAACGGATCGAAAGCGTAAATATAGACCATATACGCAGTCTTGTAGGACGGCTTTTTGCCAGACCTTTTGCTTTGTCTATGGTGGGCAGTTCAAACGAGGCTTTACATCACTTCAGGAGGGATTTACTTGTCTGA
- the dut gene encoding dUTP diphosphatase, whose product MSVAASGYDLHAAIEQDVILQPGERQLIPTGYAISMPEELEAQIRPRSGLAYKYGITTLNSPGTIDADYRGEIKVLLINHGHEPFRIERGERIAQMVFQLVPTVELVETEELTETVRGSRGFGHTGTK is encoded by the coding sequence ATGTCCGTAGCGGCAAGCGGGTATGATCTTCATGCTGCCATAGAGCAGGACGTAATTTTGCAGCCTGGCGAGCGGCAATTAATTCCGACGGGATACGCCATTAGCATGCCGGAGGAATTAGAGGCCCAGATTCGTCCAAGAAGCGGACTGGCATATAAATACGGGATCACCACATTAAATTCTCCAGGCACTATTGATGCCGATTACCGTGGGGAAATTAAGGTTCTGCTTATCAATCATGGCCACGAGCCCTTCAGGATTGAACGGGGAGAACGGATTGCGCAAATGGTTTTCCAACTTGTACCTACGGTTGAATTAGTCGAGACAGAAGAGCTAACGGAGACGGTGCGCGGATCAAGAGGATTCGGTCATACTGGAACTAAATAG
- the dpsA gene encoding dipicolinate synthase subunit DpsA, translating into MLTGVEVVFIGGDARQLEVIQKMLELDAAVTLVGFDNLQQSFYGAVQAELSEDLLAKTDAVILPPVGTDDHGRVDSIFSTNELVLTESHIASLPKHAKIYTGMAKTYLRERCSTHQIGLIEVFDRDDVAIYNSIPTAEGAIMIAIQNTDITIHGSTSMVLGFGRTGFTMARVLQGLGADVKVGVRRAEHFARAKEMGFKPFYTRDLYAEVGNIDLLFNTIPTMIVTAQVITNIPHSAFIIDLASKPGGVDFRFAEKRGVKAILAPGLPGIVAPKTAGRIIANTLSELLEEEARNRSEG; encoded by the coding sequence ATGCTGACAGGAGTCGAGGTCGTCTTTATCGGAGGTGATGCCAGACAGCTTGAAGTGATTCAAAAAATGTTGGAGCTGGATGCTGCAGTTACCTTGGTGGGATTTGACAATTTGCAGCAGTCTTTTTATGGGGCTGTGCAGGCAGAGCTATCGGAAGATCTGCTGGCCAAGACGGATGCGGTCATCCTCCCTCCCGTAGGAACCGATGATCATGGAAGGGTGGATTCCATTTTTTCCACCAACGAACTGGTTCTAACCGAATCTCATATTGCTTCCCTGCCTAAGCATGCCAAGATATACACGGGAATGGCTAAAACCTATTTACGTGAACGTTGTTCCACACACCAGATTGGATTAATCGAAGTCTTTGACAGGGACGATGTCGCGATTTACAATTCCATCCCTACAGCGGAAGGCGCCATCATGATCGCTATTCAAAATACGGATATTACGATCCATGGCTCTACATCCATGGTGCTCGGTTTTGGCAGAACGGGTTTTACAATGGCCAGGGTACTTCAGGGGTTAGGGGCAGATGTGAAGGTGGGAGTCCGCCGGGCAGAGCATTTTGCCAGAGCGAAGGAAATGGGGTTCAAGCCTTTCTACACAAGGGATTTGTATGCTGAAGTAGGCAATATTGACTTGCTTTTTAACACAATTCCGACTATGATAGTCACAGCGCAGGTTATCACCAATATCCCTCACAGTGCCTTTATTATAGACCTTGCCTCCAAGCCGGGCGGAGTAGATTTCCGCTTCGCTGAAAAACGGGGGGTGAAGGCTATTCTGGCGCCTGGATTGCCTGGGATTGTTGCTCCTAAGACAGCTGGACGCATCATAGCGAACACTTTATCCGAGCTTCTTGAAGAAGAGGCCAGAAATAGGAGTGAAGGCTAA
- a CDS encoding dipicolinate synthase subunit B, with amino-acid sequence MNWQGITVGYALTGSHCTLEEIMPQIKRFVDEGARVIPIVSHSVQATDTRFGKSADWLEQVKEITRQELITSIPEAEPLGPSKLLDVLVIAPCTGNTTSKLANAMTDSPVLMAAKAQMRNQRPLVLAISTNDGLGLNAMNIAKLLITKHVYFVPFGQDAPEAKPNSLVARMDLVPEACAAALQGKQLQPLIIERFQYA; translated from the coding sequence ATGAATTGGCAGGGGATAACTGTAGGCTATGCTTTAACAGGTTCACACTGTACTCTGGAAGAAATCATGCCGCAAATAAAGCGGTTCGTGGATGAAGGAGCAAGGGTAATTCCTATTGTTTCCCATTCGGTTCAAGCAACCGACACCCGCTTTGGAAAATCGGCAGATTGGCTGGAACAGGTCAAGGAAATAACCCGTCAAGAGCTCATTACCTCAATACCGGAGGCTGAGCCTTTAGGTCCATCCAAATTACTGGATGTCTTGGTGATTGCTCCTTGCACAGGGAATACAACAAGCAAACTGGCCAATGCCATGACCGATAGCCCGGTTCTAATGGCAGCAAAGGCCCAGATGAGAAACCAGAGGCCTCTTGTTCTTGCCATTTCAACAAACGATGGTCTTGGATTAAATGCAATGAACATTGCCAAATTGCTGATAACCAAACATGTTTATTTTGTACCCTTTGGCCAGGATGCCCCGGAGGCAAAACCGAATTCGCTGGTTGCCAGGATGGACCTTGTACCGGAGGCTTGTGCAGCTGCACTTCAGGGCAAACAGCTTCAGCCCTTGATTATTGAGAGATTTCAATATGCTTGA
- a CDS encoding aspartate-semialdehyde dehydrogenase, with translation MSNQKLYNVAVVGATGAVGEQIVRLLDERNFPIKELKLLSSARSAGTVIPFKDKEIIVEEATVNSFEGIDFALFSAGGDVSKVLAPAAAAAGAVCIDNTNAFRMDENTPLVVPEVNMHAARNHKGIIANPNCSTIQMVHALKPLYDRYGISRIIASTYQAVSGAGNKATKEMLRQSREVLEGKEVKPDVLPVSSLPVKHQIAFNAIPQIDKFQDNGFTLEEMKMIRETKKIMEDENLQITTTCVRIPVIQGHSESVYVELKDHFEVEEVRQLLSRTPGITVVDNPEEQQYPLASEAAGKKETFVGRIRRDLSNPKALNLWIVSDNLLKGAAWNAVQIAEHLISEDK, from the coding sequence ATGTCCAACCAAAAGTTATACAACGTTGCTGTAGTTGGTGCTACAGGAGCAGTAGGAGAACAGATTGTCCGTTTGCTTGATGAACGGAATTTCCCCATTAAAGAGCTTAAGCTTCTTTCGTCTGCGCGTTCTGCAGGTACCGTTATTCCTTTTAAAGACAAGGAAATTATCGTGGAAGAAGCTACTGTAAACAGCTTTGAAGGAATAGATTTTGCCCTGTTCAGTGCCGGGGGCGATGTCAGTAAAGTGCTTGCTCCTGCGGCGGCTGCTGCCGGAGCAGTTTGTATTGACAACACGAATGCTTTCCGCATGGATGAGAACACCCCGCTTGTAGTTCCTGAAGTGAACATGCATGCAGCAAGAAATCATAAAGGCATAATCGCAAACCCGAACTGTTCTACTATCCAGATGGTACACGCCTTAAAACCACTGTATGACCGGTACGGCATTTCCCGTATTATTGCATCTACATATCAGGCTGTATCCGGAGCAGGAAACAAAGCCACCAAAGAAATGTTGAGACAATCGCGTGAAGTTCTGGAAGGAAAAGAGGTTAAGCCGGATGTGCTGCCTGTGTCCTCTCTGCCTGTCAAACATCAGATTGCTTTTAATGCCATCCCGCAGATTGACAAGTTTCAGGACAACGGCTTTACTCTTGAAGAGATGAAGATGATTCGTGAAACCAAAAAAATTATGGAAGACGAAAACTTACAAATTACGACAACTTGCGTGCGGATTCCTGTAATTCAGGGACACTCCGAATCCGTATATGTAGAACTCAAAGATCATTTTGAGGTGGAAGAAGTAAGACAGCTATTGTCCCGGACCCCGGGAATTACCGTCGTCGATAATCCCGAAGAGCAGCAGTATCCGCTGGCATCCGAGGCCGCTGGCAAAAAGGAGACATTTGTTGGACGTATCCGCCGGGATCTCAGTAATCCTAAAGCTCTTAACCTTTGGATTGTATCCGACAACTTGCTGAAAGGGGCGGCATGGAACGCTGTACAGATTGCCGAGCACCTGATCTCTGAAGATAAGTAA
- the dapA gene encoding 4-hydroxy-tetrahydrodipicolinate synthase, protein MGFGRVITAMVTPFDENLQVNWDQIEPLVDYLIEEQHSDGLVICGTTGESPTLTEEEKLKLIELAVTFAKGRCKIIAGTGSNSTQHTIHFSQKVQHLGVDALLIVAPYYNRPSQEGLYQHFKAVAESVEVPIFLYNVPSRTGVNIDADTTIRLSKIPNIIGTKDCGNTDQLTQILTNAKKGFLVYSGDDSMTLPAVAVGCQGIVSVASHLVGKEMQDMISYYVQGDIRQAVKLQSKLLPIFKGLFQVPSPAPVKFALNDRDMKVGGVRLPLVNVTEEEGQYIRTLFK, encoded by the coding sequence GTGGGTTTCGGTAGAGTAATAACAGCAATGGTGACACCTTTTGATGAAAACTTGCAAGTTAACTGGGATCAGATTGAACCTTTGGTGGACTATCTTATTGAAGAACAGCATAGTGATGGTCTGGTTATTTGCGGTACAACCGGTGAGTCACCGACTTTAACCGAAGAAGAAAAGCTTAAACTTATTGAATTGGCAGTAACGTTTGCCAAAGGACGCTGCAAGATTATTGCGGGGACTGGCAGCAATTCTACACAGCATACGATTCATTTTTCTCAAAAGGTGCAGCATCTTGGTGTAGATGCCCTGCTGATTGTGGCTCCTTATTACAATCGTCCTTCCCAGGAAGGGCTGTATCAGCACTTCAAGGCGGTTGCTGAATCCGTTGAAGTACCTATTTTCTTATACAATGTACCAAGCCGGACAGGGGTTAATATCGATGCAGACACGACCATAAGGCTCTCAAAAATCCCCAACATAATCGGAACCAAAGACTGCGGTAACACCGATCAGCTTACCCAGATTCTCACCAATGCAAAAAAAGGGTTTCTGGTGTATAGTGGGGATGATTCGATGACGCTTCCGGCGGTGGCGGTTGGCTGCCAAGGAATTGTCAGTGTCGCTAGTCATTTGGTTGGAAAAGAAATGCAGGATATGATATCTTATTATGTACAAGGTGATATCAGGCAGGCTGTGAAGTTGCAGAGCAAACTTTTGCCAATATTCAAAGGATTGTTCCAGGTTCCGAGTCCGGCACCTGTGAAATTTGCCCTGAATGACCGTGATATGAAAGTCGGCGGTGTCCGTCTGCCGCTTGTCAACGTGACCGAAGAAGAAGGACAGTACATTAGAACCTTGTTTAAATGA
- a CDS encoding ribonuclease J, translating to MSKKNNEKLTIFALGGVGEIGKNMYVVQYDNDIVVIDSGLKFPEEDMLGIDIVIPDISYLLENKDKVRGILITHGHEDHIGGLPYVLKHLNVPVYGTKLTLGLIETKLKEAGLLGETKRILINADSEIKMGTMTATFFKTNHSIPDSVGVCLETPEGNVVHTGDFKFDQTPVNDQYADLHRMAEIGKKGVLALLSDSTNAERPGYTGSEKSVGITIEEVFRKARQRVVLATFASNIHRVQQVIDAAYATNRKLTVIGRSMVNVVTIASELGYLRVPDGILIEPEEVNRLAADRVVILCTGSQGEPMSALTRMARSTHRKVDILPGDTVVIAATPIPGNERYVGRTVDELFRLGAHVIYGPGSVTGVHVSGHGSQEELKLMLNLMKPKYFIPIHGEYRMLRLHGQLAESVGMDKEDIFIIDNGDTVEIQNGVARKAGKVQAGNILIDGLGVGDVGNIVLRDRKLLSQDGILVVVVTLSKQEGTILSGPDIISRGFVYVRESEGLLDEANRIVTNTLNKLMNDNVNEWASLKTHVKDALGRFLYEQTRRRPMILPIIMEV from the coding sequence TTGTCTAAAAAGAATAATGAAAAATTGACGATCTTTGCCCTTGGCGGCGTGGGAGAGATCGGTAAAAATATGTATGTGGTGCAATATGACAATGATATTGTAGTCATTGATAGCGGTTTGAAATTTCCGGAAGAGGATATGCTCGGTATCGACATTGTGATTCCAGACATCTCTTATTTGCTTGAAAATAAGGATAAAGTTCGTGGAATCCTGATTACTCACGGACATGAGGACCATATCGGAGGACTTCCATACGTATTGAAGCACTTGAATGTTCCGGTGTACGGAACCAAGCTGACTCTTGGGCTTATTGAAACCAAGCTCAAGGAAGCTGGCCTTTTGGGAGAAACTAAGCGCATTCTTATTAATGCGGACTCCGAGATCAAGATGGGAACCATGACGGCGACCTTCTTTAAAACCAATCACAGTATCCCGGATTCCGTAGGAGTTTGTTTGGAAACCCCGGAAGGTAACGTGGTTCATACTGGAGACTTCAAGTTTGACCAGACACCGGTGAATGACCAATATGCTGATCTCCACCGCATGGCCGAAATCGGGAAGAAAGGTGTACTTGCCTTGCTTTCCGATAGTACGAACGCGGAACGCCCTGGCTATACAGGATCGGAAAAAAGTGTTGGTATCACAATTGAAGAAGTTTTTCGCAAAGCTCGGCAAAGGGTCGTTTTGGCTACTTTTGCCTCAAATATCCACCGGGTTCAGCAGGTTATTGATGCAGCGTATGCAACCAATCGGAAGCTGACTGTCATCGGCAGAAGCATGGTTAACGTTGTGACAATTGCCTCGGAGCTTGGTTATCTTAGAGTACCTGACGGCATACTGATCGAACCTGAAGAGGTGAATCGATTAGCAGCTGATCGTGTAGTTATTCTCTGTACGGGCAGCCAGGGAGAACCGATGTCGGCTCTAACCCGCATGGCCCGTTCAACTCATCGCAAAGTGGATATTCTGCCTGGAGATACGGTTGTAATTGCTGCAACTCCGATTCCGGGGAACGAGCGTTATGTAGGACGTACAGTGGACGAACTGTTCCGCCTGGGGGCTCATGTGATTTATGGCCCGGGATCTGTGACGGGAGTCCATGTTTCCGGACATGGCAGCCAGGAAGAATTGAAACTGATGTTGAACCTAATGAAACCTAAGTACTTTATTCCCATCCATGGGGAATATCGGATGTTAAGGCTGCATGGACAGTTGGCCGAATCCGTAGGTATGGACAAAGAAGATATTTTCATCATAGACAACGGAGACACAGTCGAAATCCAAAATGGAGTTGCCCGCAAAGCCGGTAAAGTACAGGCGGGGAACATCTTGATTGATGGTTTAGGTGTAGGTGATGTAGGAAATATCGTACTCCGCGACCGCAAATTACTGTCTCAGGATGGCATTTTGGTTGTGGTGGTTACCCTGAGCAAGCAGGAAGGTACTATTTTGTCCGGGCCGGATATTATTTCACGTGGTTTTGTATATGTCCGCGAATCCGAAGGGTTGCTTGATGAGGCTAACCGAATTGTAACAAACACACTGAATAAATTGATGAACGATAATGTAAATGAATGGGCATCTTTAAAAACTCATGTAAAAGATGCTCTGGGACGATTTTTATATGAGCAAACCAGAAGAAGACCAATGATCCTTCCAATCATCATGGAGGTCTAA
- a CDS encoding ClpP family protease, translated as MNPFFTNQQEGETPEENRKNAAVETIQDLGQTSLPTSPESNIFCMNIIGQVEGHMVLPPQNKTTKYEHIIPQLVAAEQSTKIEGVLFILNTVGGDVEAGLAIAEMIATMSKPTVSIVLGGGHSIGVPIAVSTDFTFIAETATMTIHPIRLTGLVIGVPQTFEYLDKMQDRVVRFVTKHSNVTEEQFKHLMFKTGELTRDIGTTVIGADAVRYGLINAVGGIGEAMRELYRRIDEKKAGAQGGKFS; from the coding sequence ATGAATCCTTTTTTTACTAATCAGCAGGAAGGCGAGACACCAGAAGAGAATAGAAAGAATGCAGCCGTAGAAACGATTCAAGACTTAGGCCAAACCAGCTTGCCGACTTCACCGGAGAGCAATATATTTTGTATGAACATTATCGGTCAGGTAGAGGGCCACATGGTCCTTCCTCCCCAAAATAAGACAACGAAGTATGAGCATATTATCCCCCAGCTTGTTGCAGCAGAACAAAGTACTAAAATTGAAGGAGTGCTCTTTATCCTCAATACCGTTGGCGGTGATGTGGAGGCAGGACTCGCCATAGCGGAAATGATTGCTACCATGTCCAAACCCACTGTTTCCATAGTTTTAGGGGGAGGGCACAGTATCGGAGTTCCTATTGCCGTATCGACTGACTTTACGTTTATAGCTGAAACCGCAACTATGACGATTCATCCTATCCGGTTGACAGGTCTGGTTATTGGGGTTCCTCAAACATTTGAATATTTGGATAAAATGCAGGATCGGGTTGTTCGTTTCGTAACCAAGCATTCAAATGTAACCGAAGAGCAATTCAAACATTTGATGTTTAAAACAGGGGAACTTACAAGAGATATCGGGACTACGGTGATTGGAGCAGATGCGGTCCGTTACGGACTAATCAATGCGGTCGGAGGTATAGGAGAAGCTATGCGGGAGTTATATCGGCGTATTGATGAGAAAAAAGCCGGAGCGCAAGGAGGGAAATTCTCTTGA
- a CDS encoding YlzJ-like family protein yields the protein MIFYTAVNPEDVFRDWDKQKPEYRDVKINGVDMQIETLPEGKAKIVRLYSCNPLDYLDSSLHPGTVISYISLDRKGRE from the coding sequence TTGATTTTTTATACTGCGGTGAATCCGGAAGACGTGTTCCGGGATTGGGATAAGCAGAAACCTGAATACAGAGATGTAAAGATCAATGGTGTAGATATGCAGATAGAGACACTCCCGGAAGGAAAAGCCAAAATCGTCCGCCTGTACAGCTGTAATCCGTTAGATTATCTGGATAGCAGCTTGCATCCGGGCACAGTTATTTCCTATATTTCCTTGGACAGGAAGGGTCGGGAATAA